The genomic interval GGAATAGAGATATATCCGCTGTACAAATCGTTCCCAAGTCCTGTTTTGATGCGGCTGACCGCCGAATCTTTCGCATTGAACAGTTCCACATAAACGCAGTTCGACGAAAAAGAGGGAATGTGCGTTGCAGCATCCACAATATGAGCGCGAAACCAAATTCGCTCGCCCGAAAGATAGTACGGTTTGTCGGTATGCAAATAAACCTTTTCCTGAGGGAAAACGGATAATTGATGGTCGAAAAGTTTGGCAATATCTAAAAGTGGAGTGGTAAAACGATTTATCGGCATAATATCCTTCTGGGGCTCATTTTCCGAAAATGTTTCCACAACAATATCATCAACGTCTAACTGATATTCTATTGGCAGAATCATATTAAGCCCGTTTAAAGATTCTGAAGAAAGCATGGAAGTCAACTTCAATGGATTCTTGTATGTACCGTCAGGAAAAATATTAATCGGTTGTGGCGTGTTGACAGCATTTCGAAATAAGCCAATCTTTCTCCAGCCTGTTTTTAACTTTTTTGCTGCCGTTATTTCCTGTATTTCTTTATCGGTGATCGGTTTGCCGAAACAAAATAGCATTATTTCATGTCCTTCCGTAAGTTCCGGTATATTTACCATTTTATGGTTAGTAGAGTCTGTAGATAAAAAGTCATCAGGATTTACTGCATGGATCTCATCCGGTTCATAGTCTACAATGACTTGTTGCAGACCGGAAACGGGTAATAATCTCTTGAGTGTGGTTACTGACTTCATACGAACATCTAACAACATAAATCCATTCTCAGACAATGTGTTTTGATAAAATGACCTGATAAAATTTGAAATGGAGACCAGATATATCTTTTTTCTTTTTTTTTCCCAGATCAGTTTTTGTTTCAAATTTACAGGTTCAAGCTCTGTGAACATTGACTGTAACTGCCATGAGGTGATATCGGCCTGATAGTCATGCGTGAAATGGTCAAGCACACATTGGATATGGTATCCTGTTTCATAATTGACAATTTGCAGCGGCCTACGGCAAGTAACTGTCAGTTTCTGTGTTTCCGGATTGTAGTAAAAGAAAACGTCGTCGGGATTGGTCGCATGGATGGTTCTTTTAGATGGAGTTGTTCCCAGTATGCTTTTCCAGAAAAGGTCAATATCTTTTTTACGGGCGCTGACTTTCAAAGCTATCGTTGCTTCTTCTATTTCACGCACCTGCAATGTTGCATTAAATGTATGAGAGATTCTTCCGGGTTCAATATCTTGGAATATTGATTGATAACCCGCATGCGAAACCACTAGTTGGTAACTTCCTCCGCTGGGTATTTTAAGATGATAATAACCGGCAGCGTTTGTAGTAGTACCGGCAGTGGTGTTGGAAACGAAAACCGATGCGTCGGGAATTGGGCTGCCGTCACCAGCATCGGTAATACACCCGCTGATGATATACTGTGCGGACAGAATGAATGGTAAAATACACAGTAGAAAAACTAAAACTATTTTGTTTGGGCTCATAGCTTTAACCAGTTTACTTTTTCTTTATCGAATTCACAGTTTAAAATCATTATCAAATTTATTGGGACTATAATCCGGTCTCTGTTCAAGCAGTTCCCGTAAATCTTTTTTGATGGTTTCAAAATCTTCCCATTGCCGGCAGCGTAGATTGGAACGAATTCCAAAGCATAATATAATTCCGGCAAAAAGAATGACAGATAGTCTTTTTATAGCTTTTCTCTCTGATTTTAGAAACAGAACGAAATAATAAGCAACAATGAACGATAATCCAATACTTGCCATGTAGATGTATCTATCGGCAACAATGGCAGATCTTGAAATCGGCACAATGTGCAATACAAGGGCAATGTGTATGAAAAAAAATGCAAGACCACAAGCAATATACCATTTTTTGATATATTTCCATAAACAAACCCCAGTTACAAGAATTAACCCCGGATACCACAGCATCCATACGGGTACCGGTTCGCCGCTCGTTATGGGGAAAGGATAAATATAGAGAAGGTTATATGGAAATACGAACTTAACTAAATACTCTACAAAAGAGTAACAAGCAAAAAGAAATCGCTGCCATAAGGGAAAAGAAGGTTCAACTATTACACCCACACCTGTCGGCTGTGCCATCATGGTAATGACTCCGAAAAACAGGGAGATAAAAAAGAATGGCGCTACTTCCAACCAGCATTTCCGACACTTTAAATCACTACCCAGCAACCATTGCAGCATCAAGAGCCATATCGGAAAAATTACCGCCTGTTCCTTTCCGCCACAGGATAGGATAAACAGCAATAAGGCAAAAATATAATACTGTATTTTTCTTGTTTTCCAAAAGCATAGGAAAGAGTATGTTGCCGCCAGATAAAAAAATGAATAATTCAGCACTTTCACCGCGCTGATCCATGCTACAGATTCCACATTGAGCGGGTGAACGGCAAAAAGAAGAGCCGTGAAAAATGCGACTTCGTTTGCATAAGGATAACGAATGCGTGGCGTTAAAGCGAAAAGTTTCCTGATTATCGTATAAACCCAAAGGATACAACCAATGTGCAGGAGAAGGCTAGTCAAATGAAATGGAAGCGGATGATAACCGAATATCGTGTATAAAAAAAGAAACAATAATTGATTCACCGGTGCGTATTGCCCATGATAACGTTCAGTCAGAAGCGCCCAAATATTTGCGAAATTGACACCGCCTTCAACATATTGATTCACTACCATCCAGTTATCATCCCATCCGAAAGTAAAATTGTTGCCCAATATCGGATAATATACCGCAAGGGCGGCAATCGCCAAAGTCAGTTTCGTTAAGCTATTGCTCATTTTCCAACTTTTTTTTGATTTCCGAAAAGTAGTTTTGGGTCAGATGCAGCTTGGATGCTTCAGGAAAAAAAACCATACTAAGATTCCCTTCTTTGTTGATGAAAGCAAAAAAACGCCTTAATTCCTTATCATCACAATCCGCTGGCATTGAAAATTCTTCAAGCGGAATGATCCTGTAATTAAAATAATGCAACATATTCAACAGTTTGATCCGGTTGTTCCGCGTATCGTCGTAAGCCGGCAGAATCCAAATATATTCTTTCCCGATTTCATTCTGCAAGTTGCGTAATTCTTCCAATTCAGCCTGAATACAATCGTCACAAATAAATTGAGAATATCTGTATATCAAAACAGGCGCTTGCACCAACAAAGAATCTGATTCTTTTCTAGTTATAAATTTCTGAAATTGTTGGACAATTTCTGCTATTCTGTTACTGTAGCATAAAAAATCAGTGTCCGAAATCGCATTTTTTTTCATCTCCGATTGGATATGTTTTGCCTCTGTTAATTGATTGTTGAGAATCAAACAATAATACAACAAACAACAGCAAAGAAACGCCGGTATGGCAACGGCTATTTTAGTTTTTGTATTCATAATACAAAATCACATGGTTAGGTTTTTCGTTCAATTGTATGATTTTTTCAATTTGATCGGAAGGCAGCGAAAGTAAACCGGCACGAGCATGATTCACTAATAATTCAAAATCATCAATATCTATATAAGTATACAATCCTTTGCTGTTGGCACAGAGATAACTCTGATACACTCTTTCCTGGATTTCTTCTTTATAAAGAACATCATTGATCAGGTATACCTTTGATGTGGCACCTGTTTCTTTATGATACAATATTTGCTCCCCTCTGTATTCTCCATCATGGTAACGAAAAAATAAAAAATCCTTATGCAGTACAATGTTTGATATACCCCAGATTACATCCATACCATACAAATCTTCGAAAGGGATCTTATTTCCACGATTCCTGCGATTTTTGTAAATTTGCTTTATCTGATCATTGGTAACGAACCGCTTTGATTTTAAAATCGCGTAAGGAAATATTCGATTGTTTTGAATCATCATGATGGTATCCATAAACTGTTGATGGAACAGTACTCCTTCATTTCCGCCAAAATCGGAGAAAACACTTTTTTCGACAAAGTCTATGTTATTCCATCCTTTGTTATAATCTTCTGTTCTCAAATGTTTGGTGCGTTGTATACCTCTGTCGGAAAATGAACGCAACAGATAATTCCTTGGAGAAGGAAAATCAAAATATGCATCGGTATAAATCACACCGTCTTGATAATGGATATGATAAGCTCTGACCAACCTGTCCACATCGCCCTTTAATCTTATTGAGCCTGTGTATATACCGGTTTGCAGATCATATACATTGATTTTTTGCGACCATGTATCCAAAAGCATCAAACTACGATTTATCGGATCATATGTTATATCATAAACCGTAAGATACTCTCCAGGTCCCTTACCAATCGAACCTATTTTCCTGATAAAATTACCTTTATGGTCGAAAACGAAAACAGAATTGCTAATACCAATATCCAATACAATCAACAAACTGTCAATAACAGCCATTTTACTGAACGTGCCAAATAAGGCTTCAGGAATATCATCCAAAATCGTCGTATGTACGCTGTGAAAAAAATCCGAAAGATACTTCACTTCCGTATCTTGAATCGAGTCAACATCAACCACGAACAACGAATCATTTGCAGATATGGAATCAACAGGATATTTACGCCTGTCGGAACAACCATTGATCAGGATAAAGATATACAAAACCGCACAACAGTTTCTCAATAGGTAAAACCAAAAAGATGTTGTATGACGTAAAAAACACACAGCTAATCAGCCAATTTACATTGTTTCGTATAGGCTCTTAGTTCGTAGTATGGAGAACTAAGCCTACAACATGCATCAACATCATAGGTAACAATTTCTTTTCCCTCCCTACAAATACTTTTTGGATCATGATTATCGGGCTTAACACATTTCAAAGTATAAGATGCTGAAATAAGCAAATTAATACGATCGCAGGGACCTCGGTAACAGGTTAAATTTAATGGGCTCACACAATAAAAGCAGTCATAAAACTTTGGCTCATAACCCATTGTCTCTGTCAGACAAGGTACCAACATCGATCCGTCAGAACCATTACTACCAGATCCGTTTTGCGCCCAAATGACATTCTTCAATGAAATATTTTGAATACCATAATCATCCAAAGTATTTCGCACATTCAAAGAAAAGCATAGCACTAAAGCCACGCAACCAATCGCAACAAAAAATTTCCGATTCATAAGATATAGATTTTTAAAGGTTTATTTATTAAAATGATTAAATTGTCAAAAAAATAATTTATAATTTTCACTCTCCGTAACGCTTTGTTCAATCATTATTGCAGTCCAAATCCATAATAATAATACCTAATCAGCTTTATTCATCCATCAATTGATTCGAACCCGTCGTATTTTCTATGGATAATTTCATAACTATATCCGCAATCCTGTCCACACGGATCCTTGTGTCGGTTTGGGAAAACGTTACTGATAATATCCCGACTATTAATATGGATGATATTAATAACTTCTTCATTTTCGATTATAAATTTTTGGTTCTGATTCCTGCGTGAAGATTTTTATCGGCAATAAAAATCTTCAACTAAGTAAAGCGGTCTCATGAACGTAAACGAATAATTAAAATCAGATATTCCACGGAGCACGCATCGGTTGATTTATTAAGGCATTGGCACCCGGATCATCTATAAATTGAAGTTTCTCAGGATCAAATTTCAATGACCGCCCTAATCGTACAGCTATGATCGCCATATTTACAATCGTGGATGAACGGAAGCCATTTCGCTCGTTTAAAGCAAAAGTAGTACGACTTCGCACGGTTTCTGCAAAATTAACCATTTGCTGTTCAGGATCGGGAAAAGCGGCCAGCTTTTTCTCCAGATCAGGAATATCCGAACGAAATCCCGGATAAAGTTTACCTTTAGGGCCTTCAATATAAGCAGCGTCCTTATCTTTGTTTTCACCGTCGAGTATAATACGGCATCCGTCGGCATATATCAGTTCTATACGTTTCCATGTCCCACAGGCATCGGCATCCTGTTGTTCTCCGT from Bacteroidales bacterium carries:
- a CDS encoding 6-bladed beta-propeller translates to MYIFILINGCSDRRKYPVDSISANDSLFVVDVDSIQDTEVKYLSDFFHSVHTTILDDIPEALFGTFSKMAVIDSLLIVLDIGISNSVFVFDHKGNFIRKIGSIGKGPGEYLTVYDITYDPINRSLMLLDTWSQKINVYDLQTGIYTGSIRLKGDVDRLVRAYHIHYQDGVIYTDAYFDFPSPRNYLLRSFSDRGIQRTKHLRTEDYNKGWNNIDFVEKSVFSDFGGNEGVLFHQQFMDTIMMIQNNRIFPYAILKSKRFVTNDQIKQIYKNRRNRGNKIPFEDLYGMDVIWGISNIVLHKDFLFFRYHDGEYRGEQILYHKETGATSKVYLINDVLYKEEIQERVYQSYLCANSKGLYTYIDIDDFELLVNHARAGLLSLPSDQIEKIIQLNEKPNHVILYYEYKN